In one window of Ruminococcus albus AD2013 DNA:
- a CDS encoding DegV family protein: MSKIKIMTDSASDISAENEKKYEIHVVPFKMSMGDKSYTSRVDFDNEKFYKMMDEYDGIPLTSQITAFEFAENYKELYNAGYTDVIYVSINSKGSATYNNSVMAVEQFYEEVPEAKGKFNIINIDGKGYTGGYGYAVVEAAKKAQKGASVSEIESFIRDWVDNCVIFFGMYSLQYAKKSGRIPAAAAFVGEIMGLRPVSRIQHNQITTEAKVRGDKALIPKIIELTAGEQIPKTPYCVVYGNDTEVRDEMIQAMTKKLGYPPADTYQIGSEIAVNAGPKVIGVIFKSQNK; encoded by the coding sequence ATGTCTAAAATAAAGATAATGACAGATTCGGCGAGCGATATCTCAGCCGAGAACGAAAAGAAGTACGAAATTCACGTAGTACCTTTCAAGATGAGTATGGGTGATAAAAGCTACACCAGCCGCGTGGATTTCGACAACGAGAAGTTCTACAAAATGATGGACGAGTATGACGGCATACCCCTGACATCGCAGATAACTGCATTTGAATTCGCAGAGAATTACAAGGAGCTTTACAACGCAGGTTATACCGATGTTATCTATGTCAGCATAAACTCAAAGGGTTCTGCCACATACAACAATTCCGTCATGGCAGTTGAGCAGTTTTATGAGGAAGTACCCGAAGCAAAGGGCAAGTTCAATATCATCAATATCGATGGCAAGGGCTACACAGGCGGATACGGCTATGCAGTGGTAGAAGCTGCCAAGAAAGCGCAGAAAGGCGCATCTGTAAGCGAGATAGAATCCTTTATCCGCGATTGGGTGGATAACTGCGTTATATTCTTCGGAATGTATTCTCTGCAATATGCCAAGAAATCGGGACGTATCCCCGCGGCAGCTGCATTCGTGGGTGAGATAATGGGTCTCCGCCCTGTATCCCGAATTCAGCATAACCAGATAACCACCGAAGCCAAAGTACGCGGCGACAAGGCGCTTATCCCCAAGATAATCGAACTCACCGCAGGCGAACAGATACCCAAGACACCTTACTGCGTCGTATACGGCAACGATACCGAAGTCCGTGACGAGATGATACAGGCTATGACCAAAAAGCTGGGCTATCCCCCTGCCGATACCTATCAGATAGGTTCGGAGATAGCGGTAAACGCAGGTCCGAAGGTCATCGGTGTGATATTCAAGTCACAGAACAAGTGA
- the gpmA gene encoding 2,3-diphosphoglycerate-dependent phosphoglycerate mutase: MSMKLVLIRHGESEWNKENKFTGWTDVELSEAGVEEAKKAGKVLKETGYDFDICYTSYLKRAIHTLNNVLAEMDREWLPVVKSWRLNERHYGALQGLNKSETAAKYGEEQVKIWRRSFDIPPMALTEDDERNPKKDPKYREEDPAELPLQESLKDTIARAVPYFEEEIKPQIKSGRRVVIAAHGNSLRALVKYFDGLSDEEIINVNIPTATPLVYEFDDEFNVIGKEYLCDPDELAAKMNSVANQGKAK, from the coding sequence ATGAGCATGAAACTGGTACTCATCCGCCACGGCGAAAGCGAGTGGAACAAGGAGAACAAGTTCACGGGCTGGACTGACGTTGAGCTGAGCGAGGCAGGTGTTGAGGAAGCAAAGAAGGCAGGCAAGGTCTTGAAAGAGACAGGCTATGACTTTGATATCTGCTATACCTCATACCTCAAAAGAGCTATACATACGCTCAACAATGTACTGGCCGAGATGGACAGAGAGTGGCTGCCCGTAGTTAAGAGCTGGAGGCTCAACGAAAGGCACTACGGCGCTCTCCAGGGTCTGAACAAAAGCGAAACTGCCGCTAAATACGGCGAGGAGCAGGTGAAGATCTGGAGAAGATCCTTTGATATCCCTCCGATGGCACTAACCGAGGATGACGAAAGAAATCCGAAGAAGGACCCGAAGTACCGCGAGGAAGATCCCGCAGAGTTACCTTTGCAGGAAAGTCTCAAGGATACCATCGCCAGAGCTGTTCCGTACTTTGAAGAGGAGATAAAACCTCAGATAAAATCGGGCAGGCGTGTGGTTATAGCGGCTCACGGCAACAGCCTGAGAGCTTTGGTAAAGTACTTTGACGGTCTCAGCGATGAGGAGATAATCAATGTGAATATACCTACGGCAACACCGCTGGTATATGAATTTGATGACGAATTCAACGTGATCGGCAAGGAGTATCTGTGCGACCCCGATGAGCTTGCTGCAAAAATGAACAGTGTGGCAAATCAGGGCAAAGCAAAGTAA
- the tpiA gene encoding triose-phosphate isomerase — protein MKKSVRKAIIAGNWKMNKTRPEAKELLEAIKPLVANAEGKVEVIACVPFTNLETAVNTTAGSNVKVGAENVHFEKSGAFTGEISADMLTELGVEYVVLGHSERRQYFGETDETVNKRTKAALAAGLKPIVCVGELLWERECNITEEVIARQIKLDLFDISAEDVKKTVIAYEPVWAIGTGKTATADQAEEVCAFIRATLAKLYDDATAQAVTIQYGGSMNAGNAAELLSKENVDGGLIGGASLKAADFNTIVQAAVNG, from the coding sequence ATGAAGAAATCCGTAAGAAAAGCTATCATTGCAGGCAACTGGAAGATGAACAAGACCCGTCCCGAAGCTAAGGAGCTTCTGGAAGCTATCAAGCCCCTCGTAGCAAATGCTGAAGGTAAGGTCGAGGTTATCGCATGCGTACCTTTCACCAATCTGGAGACTGCTGTTAATACTACCGCAGGTTCTAACGTAAAGGTCGGCGCTGAGAACGTTCACTTCGAGAAGAGCGGCGCCTTCACAGGCGAGATATCTGCTGATATGCTGACTGAGCTGGGCGTTGAGTACGTTGTTCTCGGTCACTCCGAGAGAAGACAGTACTTCGGCGAGACCGATGAGACTGTTAACAAGAGAACAAAGGCTGCTCTGGCTGCAGGTCTGAAGCCTATCGTTTGCGTTGGCGAGCTGCTCTGGGAGCGTGAGTGCAACATCACTGAGGAAGTTATCGCTCGTCAGATCAAGCTTGACCTCTTCGATATTTCCGCTGAGGACGTTAAGAAGACTGTTATCGCTTACGAGCCTGTATGGGCTATCGGCACAGGCAAGACTGCTACTGCTGACCAGGCTGAAGAAGTTTGCGCATTCATCAGAGCTACACTTGCTAAGCTGTATGACGATGCTACCGCTCAGGCAGTTACTATCCAGTACGGCGGATCCATGAACGCAGGCAACGCTGCTGAGCTGCTCAGCAAGGAGAACGTTGACGGCGGTCTTATCGGCGGCGCTTCCCTCAAGGCTGCTGATTTCAACACCATCGTACAGGCAGCTGTAAACGGCTGA
- the gpmI gene encoding 2,3-bisphosphoglycerate-independent phosphoglycerate mutase, which translates to MSNKKVILVVMDGIGISVTHLGDAVTEANTPTLDRLKKECPYTTLKAHGSAVGLPTDDDMGNSEVGHNALGCGQIYSQGAKLVNESIESGKMFASETWNELVNNVKAKSSTLHFIGLLSDGNVHSNISHLKKMIAKAKEQGAAKVRVHVLLDGRDVPATSAPIYIEDLEKCMAELNDATFDAKIASGGGRMKVTMDRYQADWDMVKLGWETHVKGEGRQFANALEAVETLRNETGAIDQDLPAFVIAENGAPVGKIVDGDSVVLFNFRGDRAIELSMAFDGGDEFTYFDRGAKPDVIYAGMLEYDGDLHIPNKYLVNPPEIKDTMSEVLEKAGLKSYAVSETQKYGHVTYFWNGNRSEKFASEVWKEIPSDKVSFDQRPWMKSAEITDDLIEAIKSEKYDFIRCNFPNGDMVGHTGSMDATIIGVESVDLGLTRLLKVAEEYGYTVLITADHGNADEMLEKNKKGEINVRTAHSLNRVPFYIVSKDKYEIKDADSEKYGLANVAPTVLKIFGIEAPACWEDSMI; encoded by the coding sequence ATGTCTAACAAAAAAGTAATCCTCGTTGTAATGGACGGTATCGGTATTTCCGTTACACATCTCGGTGACGCTGTTACCGAGGCTAACACACCTACACTGGACAGACTGAAAAAAGAATGTCCTTACACCACCCTGAAAGCTCACGGAAGCGCAGTTGGTCTGCCTACCGATGACGATATGGGTAACTCCGAGGTTGGTCACAACGCACTTGGCTGCGGTCAGATCTATTCTCAGGGTGCTAAGCTCGTTAACGAGTCCATCGAGAGCGGCAAGATGTTCGCTTCCGAGACTTGGAACGAACTGGTAAACAACGTTAAGGCTAAGAGCAGCACTCTTCACTTCATCGGTCTGCTTTCCGACGGTAACGTTCATTCCAACATCTCTCACCTGAAGAAGATGATCGCTAAGGCTAAGGAGCAGGGCGCTGCTAAGGTAAGAGTACACGTACTTCTTGACGGCAGAGATGTTCCCGCAACAAGCGCTCCCATCTACATCGAGGATCTGGAGAAGTGCATGGCTGAACTGAATGACGCAACATTCGATGCTAAGATTGCTTCCGGCGGCGGAAGAATGAAAGTTACCATGGACAGATATCAGGCTGACTGGGATATGGTAAAGCTCGGCTGGGAAACTCACGTAAAGGGCGAGGGCAGACAGTTTGCAAACGCTCTTGAAGCTGTTGAGACTCTCAGAAACGAGACAGGCGCTATCGACCAGGATCTTCCTGCATTCGTTATCGCTGAAAACGGCGCTCCTGTCGGCAAGATAGTTGACGGCGACAGCGTTGTACTCTTCAACTTCCGCGGCGACAGAGCTATCGAGCTTTCTATGGCATTCGACGGCGGCGATGAGTTCACATACTTCGACAGAGGCGCTAAGCCCGATGTTATCTACGCAGGTATGCTGGAATACGACGGCGATCTCCACATTCCTAACAAGTACCTTGTAAATCCTCCCGAGATCAAGGATACTATGAGTGAGGTTCTGGAGAAGGCAGGTCTGAAGTCCTACGCTGTATCCGAGACACAGAAGTACGGTCACGTTACATATTTCTGGAACGGCAACAGAAGTGAAAAGTTCGCTTCCGAAGTTTGGAAAGAGATACCTTCCGATAAGGTTTCCTTTGACCAGAGACCCTGGATGAAGTCCGCTGAGATCACCGATGATCTGATCGAGGCTATCAAGTCTGAAAAGTATGACTTCATCAGATGCAACTTCCCTAACGGTGACATGGTTGGCCACACAGGTTCTATGGACGCTACCATCATCGGTGTTGAGTCTGTTGATCTGGGTCTGACAAGACTGCTGAAGGTTGCTGAGGAATACGGTTATACTGTACTCATCACAGCTGACCACGGCAACGCTGACGAGATGCTGGAGAAGAACAAGAAGGGTGAGATCAATGTAAGAACTGCTCACTCCCTGAACAGAGTTCCTTTCTACATCGTAAGCAAGGACAAGTACGAGATCAAGGACGCTGACAGCGAGAAGTATGGTCTTGCTAACGTAGCACCTACTGTACTGAAGATATTCGGTATCGAAGCTCCTGCTTGCTGGGAAGATTCAATGATCTGA
- a CDS encoding DUF3592 domain-containing protein, which translates to MEMYKLLALADDTDKSFDGLFSGAGHIVGIVLAVTGLLLLYIAFKVAQGYSFIPTLGSETVIKEDNYVEGTAKAVEKIVTKMPDPNGGEDREFVEWKIVYTANGEEYSQEIPDDGYSEGDNIKIKYDPAKPSAYYIAEEKEETDESEDTTDEGKGKMTGLILGVLGVLVILGGVALYLNS; encoded by the coding sequence ATGGAAATGTATAAACTTCTTGCCCTTGCAGATGATACTGACAAAAGCTTTGACGGGCTTTTCAGCGGGGCAGGTCATATCGTCGGGATAGTGCTTGCAGTTACGGGACTTCTTCTGCTGTACATAGCGTTCAAAGTTGCGCAGGGGTACAGCTTTATACCGACCCTCGGCAGTGAGACTGTCATCAAGGAAGATAACTATGTTGAGGGCACAGCAAAGGCAGTTGAAAAGATAGTTACCAAAATGCCCGACCCCAACGGCGGTGAGGACAGAGAGTTCGTGGAATGGAAGATAGTCTACACCGCGAACGGTGAGGAATACTCACAAGAGATACCGGATGACGGCTATTCAGAGGGCGATAATATCAAGATCAAATACGACCCTGCAAAGCCTTCTGCATATTATATTGCAGAGGAAAAAGAGGAAACCGACGAAAGCGAAGACACTACTGACGAGGGCAAAGGAAAAATGACAGGACTTATCCTTGGTGTACTGGGTGTGCTGGTGATACTCGGCGGCGTGGCACTATATTTGAATTCCTGA